One window of Bacteroides sp. AN502(2024) genomic DNA carries:
- a CDS encoding AAA family ATPase → MEITMKEKNAISERLRAYVAKYPSQTKAAGSLKGVSVGTVSNILNGRFENISDEMFRNVASQVGGMGTPGWQIVETGAYQEITEVLSDAQRWRSVRWVTGEAGCGKSTTARVYLQDHKEVFYILCSEDMKKGDFVREIARTVGIRTEGCNIREVWGLILDDIIQMDAPLLVFDEADKLTEPVFHYFISLYNKLEEKCGVVFLSTDYIVKRISNGLKYQKPGYKEFFSRIGRKFFTLEPTDQNDVYIICTANGLTSRQDIDVVMKEAATCDYDLRRVKDSIHKVKRMSDL, encoded by the coding sequence ATGGAAATTACAATGAAAGAGAAAAACGCCATCAGTGAGCGCCTTCGCGCTTACGTGGCCAAATACCCGAGCCAGACGAAGGCCGCGGGCAGCCTGAAAGGTGTCAGCGTGGGTACCGTGAGCAATATCCTGAACGGCCGTTTCGAGAACATCAGCGATGAGATGTTCCGCAACGTGGCCTCCCAGGTGGGAGGTATGGGCACACCCGGCTGGCAGATCGTTGAGACGGGCGCGTACCAGGAGATTACCGAAGTGCTTTCCGACGCGCAGCGCTGGCGTAGCGTCCGCTGGGTGACCGGCGAGGCCGGCTGCGGCAAGAGCACCACCGCCCGGGTGTACCTTCAGGACCACAAGGAGGTTTTTTACATCCTTTGCTCCGAAGACATGAAGAAGGGCGATTTTGTCCGCGAGATTGCCCGCACGGTAGGAATCCGTACCGAAGGCTGCAATATCCGCGAGGTGTGGGGGCTTATCCTTGACGACATCATCCAGATGGACGCGCCCCTGCTGGTGTTTGACGAAGCCGACAAGCTGACAGAGCCGGTGTTCCACTACTTCATCAGCCTGTACAACAAGCTGGAGGAGAAATGCGGTGTCGTTTTCCTGAGTACCGACTATATCGTCAAGCGTATCAGTAACGGGCTGAAGTACCAGAAGCCCGGTTATAAGGAATTTTTCAGCCGTATCGGACGTAAGTTCTTCACGTTGGAGCCGACTGACCAGAATGATGTCTATATTATCTGCACGGCGAACGGGCTGACTTCCCGGCAGGATATCGATGTCGTGATGAAGGAGGCTGCCACCTGCGATTATGACCTTCGCCGCGTGAAGGATTCCATCCACAAGGTAAAACGCATGAGTGATTTGTAA